One Georgenia wutianyii DNA segment encodes these proteins:
- a CDS encoding ABC transporter permease, whose amino-acid sequence MSAHESRTAWLRRLRGRNNEGVLALVLIVLVIGMSIANPVFFSGPTAFSILRSAIVPLIFALGVLLVIISGGIDMSFAAIAVAAAYTTIHVQVNGGFDLGLVGAFALALLIGATLGSINGFLIARFRLNTMIVTLGTRGIFTGALLTYVGSRYIANLPAGMESVATTNIASVQSPTGTAYLHVMVVPAIVLALLIGWVLRRTMFGRSIYALGGDIEAARRAGIRVVRTQVWMYVLVGAMAAVGGMIYMIMGRSGTPQELVGDELDIIAAVVLGGASIFGGRGSVTGTVLGVLLIQVINNSLILAGVPSAWQRAAVGLLLVLGVGVQALAARRAARTVRTLDTDDPTANPAPRTEKVTA is encoded by the coding sequence ATGAGCGCGCACGAGTCACGGACGGCATGGCTGCGTCGCCTGCGGGGACGCAACAACGAGGGCGTCCTCGCGCTCGTCCTCATCGTCCTCGTCATCGGGATGTCCATCGCCAACCCCGTCTTCTTCTCGGGGCCGACGGCGTTCAGCATCCTGCGCAGCGCGATCGTCCCCCTGATCTTCGCCCTGGGCGTGCTGCTCGTCATCATCTCCGGTGGCATCGACATGTCCTTCGCGGCCATCGCGGTGGCCGCCGCCTACACGACGATCCACGTGCAGGTGAACGGCGGTTTCGACCTCGGCCTCGTCGGTGCGTTCGCTCTCGCCCTGCTCATCGGGGCGACGCTGGGGTCGATCAACGGGTTCCTCATCGCCCGCTTCCGGCTCAACACGATGATCGTCACCCTCGGCACCCGGGGGATCTTCACCGGAGCGCTGCTCACCTACGTGGGGTCGCGCTACATCGCCAACCTCCCGGCCGGGATGGAGTCGGTGGCGACCACGAACATCGCCTCGGTGCAGTCCCCGACCGGCACCGCCTACCTGCACGTCATGGTCGTGCCCGCGATCGTCCTCGCCCTGCTCATCGGCTGGGTGCTCCGACGGACGATGTTCGGTCGCAGCATCTACGCGCTCGGCGGTGACATCGAGGCCGCCCGCCGTGCCGGCATCCGGGTGGTGCGCACCCAGGTGTGGATGTACGTCCTCGTCGGGGCCATGGCCGCGGTGGGCGGCATGATCTACATGATCATGGGCCGCTCGGGCACGCCGCAGGAGCTGGTCGGCGACGAGCTCGACATCATCGCCGCCGTCGTCCTGGGCGGAGCGTCCATCTTCGGAGGCCGCGGCTCGGTCACCGGCACGGTCCTCGGCGTGCTGCTCATCCAGGTCATCAACAACAGCCTCATCCTCGCCGGCGTGCCGAGCGCCTGGCAGCGAGCTGCCGTCGGTCTGCTCCTCGTCCTCGGCGTCGGTGTCCAGGCCCTCGCCGCCCGCCGTGCCGCACGCACCGTCCGCACGCTCGACACCGACGACCCCACCGCGAACCCCGCACCCCGAACCGAGAAGGTGACGGCATGA
- a CDS encoding alpha/beta fold hydrolase has protein sequence MNERGRVRRGRLVLDVEDAGSGPPVLLLHGFPQDLTSWRRVVPLLRSAGLRTIAFDQRGYSPGARPPQRAAYRLEHLVADALAVLDAAGVDRAHVVGHDWGGGVAWALGWAHPERVASLTVVSTPHPGAMRWSLPRSDQALRSTYMGFFQLPWLPEQVVRRRLVPALAGTGLPEATARHYEERMREPGAARGALNWYRAVPLSRLAPRPVTVPTTYVWGEADPFLGPVAARATARFALGPYEFLPVPGGHWLPELAPDAVAGAVLARVRSVP, from the coding sequence ATGAATGAGCGAGGGCGCGTGCGCCGTGGCCGACTGGTCCTCGACGTCGAGGATGCGGGCAGCGGGCCACCCGTGCTGCTCCTCCACGGCTTCCCGCAGGACCTGACGAGCTGGCGTCGGGTCGTCCCGCTGCTGCGGTCCGCCGGGCTGCGCACGATCGCCTTCGACCAGCGCGGCTACTCACCCGGCGCCCGCCCGCCGCAGCGGGCCGCCTACCGCCTGGAGCACCTCGTCGCCGACGCGCTCGCGGTCCTCGACGCCGCGGGGGTCGACAGGGCGCACGTCGTCGGCCACGACTGGGGCGGGGGCGTGGCCTGGGCGCTGGGCTGGGCCCACCCCGAGCGGGTCGCCTCGCTCACCGTCGTCTCCACGCCCCACCCCGGGGCGATGAGGTGGTCGCTGCCGCGCTCGGACCAGGCGCTGCGCTCGACGTACATGGGCTTCTTCCAGCTGCCGTGGCTGCCCGAGCAGGTGGTGCGCCGACGGCTCGTGCCGGCGCTCGCGGGCACCGGCCTGCCCGAGGCGACCGCACGGCACTACGAGGAGCGGATGCGTGAGCCGGGGGCGGCGCGCGGGGCCCTCAACTGGTACCGCGCCGTCCCGCTCAGCCGGCTCGCCCCCCGCCCGGTCACCGTCCCCACGACGTACGTCTGGGGCGAGGCGGACCCCTTCCTCGGACCGGTCGCCGCTCGGGCCACGGCGCGGTTCGCCCTGGGCCCCTACGAGTTCCTCCCGGTGCCCGGCGGGCACTGGCTGCCCGAGCTCGCCCCCGACGCCGTCGCCGGTGCCGTCCTCGCGCGCGTCCGTAGCGTGCCCTGA
- a CDS encoding AAA family ATPase gives MTEPTRPLPVADVAALGGEVLREVGTAVVGMTQPLRLALAAILAGGHVLFEDVPGLGKTLAARSLATALGLDFRRLQCTPDLLPADITGSYVYDPATAGFAFRPGPVFTGLLLADEINRTAPKTQSALLEAMAERQVSVEGTSFPLPAPFHVMATSNPVEYEGTYPLPEAQLDRFMVRLAVGYPTAEAETEVLHRRLARRRERADVGQVVTPEQLLAMQAGVEAVDVERDVIEYCVALAAATRGHQAVEVGASPRGSQALVLVGRALAVLDGRDFVTPEDVKAVAVPALAHRLTLTAAAWAGGTQPRSVVDALLASVPGPASTRQGVPVR, from the coding sequence ATGACCGAGCCGACCCGCCCCCTGCCCGTCGCCGACGTCGCCGCCCTGGGCGGGGAGGTGCTGCGCGAGGTGGGCACCGCCGTCGTCGGCATGACCCAGCCGCTGCGCCTGGCGCTGGCGGCGATCCTCGCGGGCGGGCACGTGCTCTTCGAGGACGTGCCCGGCCTCGGCAAGACCCTCGCCGCGCGCTCGCTGGCGACCGCGCTCGGCCTGGACTTCCGGCGGCTGCAGTGCACCCCGGACCTCCTGCCGGCCGACATCACCGGCTCCTACGTCTACGACCCCGCGACGGCGGGGTTCGCCTTCCGCCCCGGGCCGGTGTTCACCGGCCTGCTGCTCGCCGACGAGATCAACCGCACCGCCCCCAAGACCCAGTCCGCGCTGCTCGAGGCGATGGCCGAGCGCCAGGTGTCAGTCGAGGGCACGAGCTTCCCCCTGCCCGCACCGTTCCACGTCATGGCGACGTCCAACCCGGTGGAGTACGAGGGGACATACCCGCTGCCCGAGGCGCAGCTCGACCGGTTCATGGTCCGGCTCGCCGTCGGCTACCCCACGGCGGAGGCGGAGACCGAGGTCCTGCACCGCCGGCTGGCCCGCCGCCGGGAACGGGCGGACGTCGGGCAGGTCGTGACGCCCGAGCAGCTGCTGGCCATGCAGGCCGGGGTCGAGGCGGTCGACGTCGAGCGCGACGTCATCGAGTACTGCGTCGCGCTCGCCGCGGCCACCCGCGGGCACCAGGCGGTGGAGGTCGGTGCCTCCCCTCGCGGCTCCCAGGCGCTCGTGCTCGTGGGGCGGGCGCTCGCGGTGCTCGACGGGCGAGACTTCGTCACCCCGGAGGACGTCAAGGCCGTCGCCGTGCCCGCGCTGGCCCACCGCCTCACCCTCACGGCGGCCGCCTGGGCCGGGGGCACGCAGCCGCGCAGCGTCGTCGACGCCCTGCTCGCCTCGGTGCCGGGCCCCGCGAGCACCCGACAGGGCGTGCCCGTCAGGTGA
- a CDS encoding NAD(P)-dependent oxidoreductase gives MSAVAVLGLGTMGRGMATNLVSAGHAVTVWNRSEVSGVAGARSAGSIAEAVRGQDVVLYCLSDDAAVRDVALGAGGVLAHVAAPTVVVDMSTVSLSLSEEEHAAFAERDVDLLDAPVFGSRGEAASGGLWVVVGGDAGALDRARPALEAVSATVHHLGPATSGVRMKLVGNLLVAAQLQSLGEALTLARAAGLDLRTVLDVVSVADFRTPIYDGVGAAVLADDYSPAFALRLMHKDVGLIEDLAGRVGAPVPGVGVVAQTLEDAMAAGLGGQNASALIRVLAGRAGVSLAQP, from the coding sequence ATGAGCGCCGTCGCCGTCCTCGGGCTGGGGACGATGGGGCGGGGCATGGCCACCAACCTCGTCTCCGCCGGTCACGCGGTGACCGTGTGGAACCGCTCGGAGGTGTCCGGCGTGGCCGGCGCGCGCTCGGCAGGGTCGATCGCCGAGGCCGTGCGGGGCCAGGACGTCGTGCTCTACTGCCTGTCCGACGACGCCGCCGTGCGCGACGTCGCGCTCGGGGCGGGGGGTGTGCTCGCGCACGTCGCGGCACCGACGGTGGTGGTGGACATGTCCACCGTCAGCCTCTCGCTGAGCGAGGAGGAGCACGCCGCGTTCGCCGAGCGGGACGTCGACCTGCTCGACGCCCCCGTCTTCGGCTCCAGGGGCGAGGCGGCGTCCGGCGGGCTGTGGGTGGTGGTCGGCGGCGACGCCGGTGCCCTCGACCGGGCGCGGCCGGCGCTCGAGGCCGTCAGCGCCACGGTGCACCACCTGGGGCCCGCCACCTCGGGCGTGCGCATGAAGCTGGTGGGAAACCTGCTCGTCGCGGCGCAGCTCCAGTCCCTGGGTGAGGCGCTCACGCTGGCGCGCGCGGCCGGGCTCGACTTGCGCACGGTGCTCGACGTCGTCTCGGTGGCGGACTTCCGCACGCCGATCTACGACGGTGTCGGTGCGGCCGTGCTCGCCGACGACTACTCCCCGGCGTTCGCGCTCCGCCTCATGCACAAGGACGTGGGCCTCATCGAGGACCTGGCCGGACGGGTGGGCGCACCGGTTCCGGGCGTCGGGGTCGTGGCGCAGACGCTGGAGGACGCGATGGCGGCCGGGCTCGGTGGGCAGAACGCCTCGGCGCTGATCCGCGTGCTCGCCGGCCGCGCCGGCGTGTCCCTGGCACAGCCCTGA
- a CDS encoding ATP-binding cassette domain-containing protein, translating into MSTSPSVVLHDVSFAWPDGTSALDRVSGAFGRGRTGLVGANGAGKSTLLRLVAGRLTPTGGSLAVTGSVDHLPQRLTRAPGATLADLLGVRVTRDALRAVEAGSVDPAHYDAVGTDWDVEGRAAAQLAALDLPADLDRPVTALSGGEAVLAALAGLLLRRADVALLDEPTNNLDLDSRERVYDVVRQWHGTLVVVSHDLTLLDLVDETAELRAGALTTFGGPYSDYREWVGTQQEAARQALRTADQALRKVQREQVRAEERFAHSRRQGRTDRAEGRYPPIVLGGRKNAAERSQGARRDALAGRLEAARATVDLTADAVRDDDTIRVDLPDPHVPRGRRLARLPSSDGRDVVLQGPERIALVGANGVGKTTLLRGLVPRLTVRVGYLPQQVDLPEDASVLDVVRVAAPDVPPGEVRRRLARLLVRGDTVDRPVGSLSGGERFRVALARLLLADPPPELLVLDEPTNDLDIPSVDRLVGALTVYRGGLLVVSHDGAFLDRLALDAVVRLTADGRLEQVA; encoded by the coding sequence GTGTCCACCAGCCCCTCCGTCGTCCTGCACGACGTGTCCTTCGCCTGGCCCGACGGCACCTCCGCCCTCGACCGGGTGAGCGGCGCGTTCGGTCGCGGGCGCACCGGGCTCGTCGGTGCCAACGGCGCCGGCAAGTCCACGCTGCTCCGCCTCGTCGCCGGCCGGCTCACGCCCACCGGCGGCTCGCTCGCCGTCACCGGCAGCGTCGACCACCTGCCGCAACGGCTCACCCGCGCACCCGGAGCGACCCTCGCCGACCTCCTCGGCGTGCGCGTCACCCGCGACGCGCTGCGCGCCGTCGAGGCAGGGTCGGTCGACCCGGCCCACTACGACGCCGTCGGCACCGACTGGGACGTCGAGGGCCGCGCGGCCGCCCAGCTCGCGGCCCTCGACCTGCCCGCCGACCTCGACCGCCCGGTCACCGCGCTGTCGGGAGGGGAGGCGGTGCTCGCCGCCCTCGCCGGGCTGCTGCTGCGCCGGGCGGACGTCGCGCTGCTCGACGAGCCGACGAACAACCTCGACCTCGACTCGCGCGAGCGCGTCTACGACGTCGTGCGGCAGTGGCACGGCACGCTGGTCGTGGTCAGCCACGACCTCACGCTGCTCGACCTCGTGGACGAGACGGCCGAGCTGCGCGCCGGCGCGCTCACGACGTTCGGCGGCCCGTACAGCGACTACCGGGAGTGGGTGGGCACGCAGCAGGAGGCTGCCCGCCAGGCGCTGCGCACCGCCGACCAGGCGCTGCGCAAGGTGCAGCGTGAGCAGGTGAGGGCCGAGGAGCGGTTCGCGCACAGCCGTCGGCAGGGGCGCACCGACCGTGCCGAGGGCAGGTACCCGCCCATCGTCCTCGGCGGTCGCAAGAACGCGGCGGAGCGCTCGCAGGGCGCGCGCAGGGACGCGCTGGCCGGCCGGCTGGAGGCGGCCCGTGCGACGGTCGACCTCACCGCGGACGCGGTGCGGGACGACGACACGATCCGCGTCGACCTGCCCGACCCGCACGTGCCCCGCGGCCGCCGGCTCGCGCGTCTGCCGAGCAGCGACGGACGCGACGTCGTCCTCCAGGGGCCCGAGCGCATCGCCCTCGTCGGGGCGAACGGCGTGGGGAAGACGACGCTGCTGCGCGGCCTGGTCCCGCGGCTCACGGTCCGCGTCGGCTACCTCCCGCAGCAGGTCGACCTCCCCGAGGACGCCTCGGTGCTCGACGTCGTGCGCGTGGCCGCCCCGGACGTGCCACCGGGTGAGGTCCGCCGCCGGCTGGCCCGGCTGCTCGTCCGCGGGGACACGGTCGACCGCCCCGTCGGGAGCCTGTCCGGTGGAGAGCGCTTCCGTGTCGCGCTCGCGCGGCTGCTGCTCGCCGACCCGCCGCCGGAGCTGCTCGTCCTCGACGAGCCGACGAACGACCTCGACATCCCGAGCGTCGACCGGCTCGTCGGGGCGCTCACCGTCTACCGCGGGGGGCTGCTCGTCGTGAGCCACGACGGTGCCTTCCTCGACCGTCTCGCCCTCGACGCCGTCGTCCGCCTCACCGCCGACGGGCGGCTCGAGCAGGTGGCCTGA
- a CDS encoding DUF58 domain-containing protein: protein MSAPRPVRHGSTSRWLPLTHLTAPLVLGTLVLVAGAVLARPDVAALGVAPLVGGVWQWSQRPRGPLEVDLRAPGQLTVRSELRAPARVTAPQGVRAARVRASSPGTRPEERLVRLTPGEPRDLTLTTTSVRTGENELFRLDVVGLGAGQATAGEVVTVGPVSVLVLPGHRPLAELPLPFRLQGLVGPHPARRIGDGEELHDVSLFTPGDRLRRIDWRTSARRGVHGGRLQDLYVRRTQSTAEATVVLVIDSRDDVGPDVATWAGGREVLTSDVTSLDMAREAAASLARAYLDHGDRVGLEDLGLRRRPVRPGGGRRHLERIVRRLALSAPEGTPRPRVRAPQVPSGALVVVLSTFLDEEAARMAVEWRHQGHRVLAVDVLPPVRGAQLRVHLLMAHRMVSLRREDRLTMLRRSGVEVVPWAQDAPAGGSARLATLARQRHGAPR from the coding sequence GTGAGCGCCCCCCGTCCGGTGCGGCACGGGTCCACCAGTCGCTGGCTGCCGCTCACCCACCTCACCGCCCCGCTCGTCCTCGGAACCCTCGTGCTCGTCGCCGGGGCCGTGCTCGCGCGACCGGACGTCGCCGCCCTCGGCGTCGCCCCCCTCGTCGGCGGGGTGTGGCAGTGGTCGCAGCGTCCACGCGGGCCGCTCGAGGTCGACCTGCGCGCACCGGGCCAGCTCACCGTGCGCAGCGAGCTGCGCGCACCTGCCCGGGTCACCGCGCCCCAGGGGGTGCGCGCCGCCCGGGTGCGCGCCTCCAGCCCCGGCACCCGCCCCGAGGAGCGGCTCGTGCGGCTGACGCCGGGCGAGCCACGGGACCTCACGCTCACGACGACGAGCGTGCGCACCGGGGAGAACGAGCTCTTCCGGCTCGACGTCGTCGGGCTGGGGGCCGGGCAGGCCACCGCCGGCGAGGTCGTCACGGTGGGACCGGTGAGCGTCCTCGTCCTGCCCGGCCACCGGCCGCTCGCCGAGCTGCCGCTCCCCTTCCGGCTCCAGGGCCTCGTCGGACCGCACCCGGCACGGCGCATCGGCGACGGCGAGGAGCTCCACGACGTCAGTCTCTTCACCCCCGGGGACCGCCTGCGCCGCATCGACTGGCGCACCAGCGCCCGCCGCGGGGTCCACGGCGGCCGGCTGCAGGACCTCTACGTGCGCCGCACCCAGTCGACCGCGGAGGCGACGGTCGTCCTCGTCATCGACTCGCGCGACGACGTCGGGCCCGACGTCGCGACGTGGGCCGGCGGCCGGGAGGTGCTCACCAGCGACGTCACGTCCCTCGACATGGCGAGGGAGGCCGCCGCCTCCCTCGCGCGCGCCTACCTCGACCATGGCGACCGGGTGGGGCTGGAGGACCTCGGCCTGCGTCGCCGGCCGGTCCGGCCCGGTGGCGGGCGCCGGCACCTCGAGCGGATCGTGCGGCGGCTGGCGCTGTCCGCGCCGGAGGGCACGCCCCGGCCGCGGGTGCGGGCACCCCAGGTGCCGTCCGGGGCGCTCGTCGTCGTGCTGTCGACGTTCCTCGACGAGGAGGCCGCCCGGATGGCGGTCGAGTGGCGCCACCAGGGCCACCGGGTCCTCGCCGTGGACGTCCTGCCGCCCGTGCGGGGCGCGCAGCTGCGGGTCCACCTCCTCATGGCCCACCGCATGGTCTCGCTGCGCCGCGAGGACCGGCTGACGATGCTGCGCCGCAGCGGGGTCGAGGTCGTGCCGTGGGCGCAGGACGCACCGGCCGGTGGCAGTGCCCGGCTGGCCACGCTCGCCCGGCAGCGGCACGGGGCGCCGCGATGA
- a CDS encoding dihydroxyacetone kinase subunit DhaK has product MRKIINKPENFVDEMVEGILLAHPDQLKTPGDDRRILVRADAPVAGKVGIVTGGGSGHLPLFKGYVGKGLASGVAIGNVFSSPSAQQCFEATKAVDGGRGVLYLYGNYGGDVFNFDLAADLAELEDIETRTVLGRDDVASQPKDRKHDRRGVAGIFFAYKAAGAAAERGDSLEQVAAVAEDVVEHTATMGIGLAPTILPTTGEPSFVLPEGEMEVGIGIHGEPGFHRGPLETADEITERIVAALVADLELTDGDRVAVLVNGLGATPLEELYVMYRRVHQVLQDLGVTIERRYIGEYATSLEMAGASISLLALDDDRLALLDAPAASPFFQEV; this is encoded by the coding sequence ATGCGGAAGATCATCAACAAGCCCGAGAACTTCGTCGACGAGATGGTGGAGGGCATCCTCCTGGCCCACCCGGACCAGCTGAAGACCCCTGGCGACGACCGCCGCATCCTCGTGCGGGCCGACGCCCCCGTCGCCGGCAAGGTCGGCATCGTCACCGGAGGTGGCTCCGGGCACCTGCCGCTGTTCAAGGGCTACGTGGGCAAGGGCCTCGCGTCGGGCGTCGCGATCGGCAACGTGTTCAGCTCCCCGAGCGCCCAGCAGTGCTTCGAGGCCACCAAGGCGGTCGACGGCGGCCGTGGCGTCCTCTACCTGTACGGCAACTACGGGGGTGACGTCTTCAACTTCGACCTCGCCGCGGACCTCGCCGAGCTCGAGGACATCGAGACCCGCACCGTCCTCGGCCGCGACGACGTCGCGAGCCAGCCGAAGGACCGCAAGCACGACCGCCGCGGGGTCGCCGGGATCTTCTTCGCCTACAAGGCGGCCGGAGCGGCCGCGGAGCGCGGCGACAGCCTGGAGCAGGTGGCGGCGGTGGCGGAGGACGTCGTCGAGCACACGGCGACGATGGGCATCGGGCTCGCCCCGACGATCCTGCCGACCACCGGTGAGCCCAGCTTCGTGCTGCCCGAGGGCGAGATGGAGGTCGGTATCGGCATCCACGGCGAGCCCGGCTTCCACCGTGGGCCCCTGGAGACGGCCGACGAGATCACCGAGCGGATCGTGGCCGCCCTGGTGGCGGACCTCGAGCTCACGGACGGTGACCGGGTGGCCGTGCTCGTCAACGGCCTGGGCGCCACGCCCCTCGAGGAGCTGTACGTCATGTACCGCCGGGTCCACCAGGTTCTCCAGGACCTCGGCGTGACCATCGAACGCAGGTACATCGGTGAGTACGCGACCAGCCTGGAGATGGCGGGCGCGTCCATCTCGCTCCTCGCGCTCGACGACGACCGGCTCGCCCTGCTCGACGCCCCCGCGGCGTCCCCGTTCTTCCAGGAGGTCTGA
- a CDS encoding DAK2 domain-containing protein codes for MHSTTLIGTIQRSLAELVGYADELRDLDQALGDGDLGITVTLGANAVIEALNHISPEATPAEIARAAAKAFANANPSTMAALVAGGLLAGSKSWADVEDVDVAAAAAFVRAAGENIAQRGKTQLGDKTILDAIMPAADALAGARDGETGIADAIAAAEQAVVETRGLQSRRGRASWLQERSIGLQDPGATAMLRFLQSWQQAGVAAVG; via the coding sequence ATGCACTCCACCACCCTCATCGGCACGATCCAGCGCAGCCTCGCCGAGCTGGTCGGCTACGCCGACGAGCTGCGCGACCTCGACCAGGCGCTGGGTGACGGCGACCTCGGCATCACGGTCACGCTCGGCGCGAACGCCGTCATCGAGGCGCTGAACCACATCTCGCCCGAGGCGACCCCGGCCGAGATCGCGCGCGCGGCCGCCAAGGCGTTCGCCAACGCGAACCCCTCCACCATGGCGGCGCTGGTCGCCGGCGGACTCCTCGCGGGCTCCAAGTCCTGGGCCGACGTCGAGGACGTCGACGTCGCCGCTGCAGCGGCGTTCGTCCGGGCGGCGGGGGAGAACATCGCCCAGCGCGGCAAGACACAGCTCGGCGACAAGACGATCCTCGACGCCATCATGCCCGCCGCCGACGCGCTGGCAGGGGCCCGGGACGGCGAGACGGGGATCGCCGACGCGATCGCGGCGGCCGAGCAGGCCGTCGTCGAGACCCGTGGCCTCCAGTCCCGGCGTGGCCGGGCCTCCTGGCTCCAGGAGCGCAGCATCGGCCTGCAGGACCCGGGAGCGACGGCGATGCTGCGCTTCCTGCAGTCCTGGCAGCAGGCCGGGGTCGCGGCTGTCGGATGA
- a CDS encoding DUF4129 domain-containing protein: MDGGDGAVTRRRPSPLLPLLAGVVALAVVAGSAVSGPWRLPDRDVTPPLPSEAPTAPTPTATADLAPPPEPTEGGVPLTLVLAVIGLLLLFLLLRTFLRRATLARGTTGATYEAARGTVAAADAEPEPDLPALRRGVAAAREVLAARAEPDDAIIAAWLELEAAAASSGVVRRPSDTPTELTTAVLDATSADPDATRGLLRLYHRARFAPHAVMTADDVAAARHCLERLAESWEGR, translated from the coding sequence ATGGACGGTGGAGACGGGGCTGTGACGCGCCGCCGTCCCTCGCCGCTGCTGCCGCTCCTCGCCGGCGTCGTCGCGCTCGCCGTCGTCGCCGGGTCCGCCGTGTCAGGACCGTGGCGCCTCCCCGACCGGGACGTCACCCCTCCCCTCCCGTCCGAGGCACCGACCGCCCCGACGCCGACGGCAACGGCCGACCTCGCCCCTCCCCCCGAGCCCACGGAGGGCGGGGTGCCGCTCACCCTCGTCCTCGCCGTCATCGGCCTCCTCCTGCTCTTCCTCCTCCTGCGTACCTTCCTGCGACGGGCCACGCTGGCCCGGGGCACCACCGGGGCGACCTACGAGGCCGCACGCGGGACCGTCGCGGCCGCGGACGCCGAGCCGGAGCCCGACCTGCCCGCCCTCCGGCGCGGCGTGGCCGCGGCGCGCGAGGTGCTCGCGGCCCGCGCCGAGCCGGACGACGCGATCATCGCCGCGTGGCTCGAGCTCGAGGCGGCCGCGGCGAGCTCGGGCGTCGTCCGCCGACCCTCGGACACCCCGACCGAGCTCACCACCGCGGTGCTCGACGCGACGAGCGCCGACCCCGACGCCACCCGCGGGCTGCTTCGTCTCTACCACCGCGCCCGGTTCGCGCCCCATGCCGTCATGACGGCCGACGACGTCGCCGCCGCGCGGCACTGCCTCGAGCGGCTCGCCGAGTCCTGGGAGGGCCGGTGA
- a CDS encoding ABC transporter permease has product MNDTQASLGRLNRTVDSRWRELLGRANVDRSARRMLLLVVVAFGIFTVLNPAVFLNPINLQNIALASPEIGILALAMMLAMLSGGIDLSLVSIANLTAITISTLYTAIATNDPTQADQLFPVIVLVGVAVGLCGGVVNGLLIARVGITPILATLGTMQIYNGIAVAWTGGKTLYGSPAGLTAFGQSTMGGIPTLFIVFVVVALAIGLVINRTPLGLKVTLQGANPAAAYYSGINSTRVLMGTYMLTGLLGSIAGVLFIGRNPTASADYGASYVLLVVVIAVLAGTNPNGGFATVFGVVLATLVLQIVQSGFTAMRLSTFEYSMAQGLILVAVMVFDQIKWRGRRRRPRRAVAASAA; this is encoded by the coding sequence ATGAACGACACCCAGGCCTCGTTGGGCCGCCTCAACCGCACGGTCGACTCCCGCTGGCGAGAGCTCCTCGGTCGCGCGAACGTGGACCGCAGCGCCCGGCGGATGCTCCTCCTCGTCGTCGTGGCGTTCGGGATCTTCACGGTCCTCAACCCCGCGGTGTTCCTCAACCCCATCAACCTGCAGAACATCGCGCTCGCCTCGCCCGAGATCGGCATCCTCGCCCTGGCGATGATGCTCGCGATGCTCAGCGGGGGCATCGACCTCTCGCTCGTCTCGATCGCGAACCTCACCGCGATCACCATCTCCACGCTCTACACGGCGATCGCGACGAACGACCCGACCCAGGCGGACCAGCTGTTCCCGGTCATCGTGCTGGTGGGCGTGGCCGTCGGGCTGTGCGGAGGGGTGGTCAACGGCCTGCTCATCGCGCGGGTGGGGATCACCCCGATCCTTGCCACGCTGGGCACGATGCAGATCTACAACGGCATCGCCGTCGCGTGGACCGGGGGCAAGACCCTCTACGGCTCCCCGGCCGGGCTCACCGCCTTCGGACAGTCGACGATGGGCGGGATCCCCACGCTGTTCATCGTCTTCGTCGTCGTCGCGCTGGCGATCGGCCTGGTGATCAACCGGACACCGCTCGGGCTCAAGGTCACCCTCCAGGGCGCCAACCCCGCCGCGGCGTACTACTCCGGCATCAACAGCACCCGCGTGCTCATGGGCACCTACATGCTCACCGGTCTGCTCGGCTCGATCGCCGGCGTGCTGTTCATCGGGCGCAACCCCACCGCGTCCGCCGACTACGGCGCCTCCTACGTCCTGCTCGTCGTCGTCATCGCGGTCCTGGCCGGGACCAACCCCAACGGCGGCTTCGCCACCGTGTTCGGCGTCGTCCTGGCCACGCTCGTGCTCCAGATCGTCCAGAGCGGGTTCACCGCGATGCGCCTGTCCACCTTCGAGTACTCCATGGCCCAGGGCCTCATCCTCGTCGCGGTCATGGTCTTCGACCAGATCAAGTGGCGCGGTAGGCGCCGCCGGCCACGTCGCGCCGTCGCGGCGAGTGCCGCGTAG